Below is a genomic region from Chelmon rostratus isolate fCheRos1 chromosome 7, fCheRos1.pri, whole genome shotgun sequence.
ACTCAGTCACCATCCTTTCCATCTGTCAACCAGGGCGCCTGTAGCAGGCCTCCTGGTAGGAAGTAGCGTTGACAACGCTGAACATGTCTCTCCTGACAAAAGACAGGAAGTTCTTCAGAGGGCAGAGGGGCTGACTGGCGTGGCGGTCATGGGAGCGACAGAAGGTGGTGTGAAATGTCACATCCTCACCGTTGTACAGCACCCTGATGAACAGTTCCCTGTCTTTCGCCTTTGACTTCTCACCTTTGCTAGCTCTCTTCTTCAGCTGTCCTTGCGTCGCTGGTGGACTCTTCCACAGTTCAAAAACTATTCTTGCTGCAAAACGTGGAAAGAGGGCCTCCTCCAGCCCCAGGGCACTCAGCAACGGGGCCATGGTAACATCGTGGGCTGACGAGAGAGTGAAGACCTCCTCGCCGCCTGCGCGAGGCTGTCGGCCGGCCTCACCGTCCCTGGCAACACGCTCCATCTTGGTGGCAGTTCGGTTGAGGTAGGGGTACATGGCCAGGACGGAGTATTTATGGTACAGCCCGACTCTTCTTCGATCCACCTCATCATCTAGCTGCTGTCGACGAATCACAGCAAACTGTGCCATTGTTAGACATCCCTTTGTGCCGCTATCTCCCGTGGAAACGCATGGGAAAGAAAGGCCATGGCACAGGTGGCACAGCAGGGAGTCTATAGGGTTTGCGGCTCGGAGTTGGCGGGTGAGCACACCCAAAGTGCGTGCCATTTCGGCGTAAGTCCTCTCGAGTTCGGTGTCACTCACTCTGAGCCGGTACTGCCtccgctgctcctcctccaggtaTCTGTTCCTGGCGGGGCAGTCACAGGCCGAGCCACAGAACAACGTGCTCCACTGATGTCGCACGGTCAGTTTCGTCCAATCAAAGTCCGGGAGGAAGCCGTAGAGGAGGGCCAGTCCGCTCTGGAGAGTCCGGCTCTTACCTGTGGTCTCAACCCACACCTGGCGGGGAGTCCAGTCGGAGGGGAGGAGATTATGATGCTTGTAGGCTTGATGGAGGAGCTGCCCATTGCGCAGGTGCTGCACCACACCTGGaaataaagtaaacaaagacaGTTTGTTGGACGGCTGACACCTTCTGGTCAGTTGATATGCTCTTGTCAGACCAGTAAATAAACCAATACATCGTGTAATACTGGTCTACAAAAGTTCAGCTTTCAGGTGAGAGGAAAACCGAGATCTTGTTGGGGAGACCTTTCTTGCATACCTGTCTGCGTGAGCTCTCCCATCTCACAGGCACTGTGGTTGGGCAGACGAGGAACAGAGCCCAGTGGTGACTCCCAGTGGCCACGCCCTCCCAGGCCCATGTGACTGATGAAGGAGTTCATCAAGGGGTGGGACGGCTTCCTGGAGGTGGTGATAATAGATGGTAAGCGTGTCGCAGAGCGGGCCTTATCAGATAAGTGCACAGCCTCATCAGCATTCTAAAATTATGGTGAGAGTGAAAGGAGTTTCATGTCTGCTGGCATTGTGTTGGATAACTATTAACAAGGCTGACATTATAaactgaaaatgactttttcacaGAGCAAATATTGAGTTTCAAAGAAGGAAAAGCAcatgtgtaaataataaaaatgaatgacgGCTGAATTCCGTTTCACTGTCACGACTAACTGGGTCATGAGTCAATCCATTAGtcaaacaactgaaaatgattggaaaaaaatgagaagtgatttaatgctgaaacagttcattatgtttatttacttttctcaaatgttGCTTTTGGTTCTTCGAAATCATTGTAAAATTAGTATCATTGAGTTATGGACCAACGGTAGGACAAAGCTATACAATCTTGTAATACCGACATGGTCCATAGAAAGTTTTTGATTTCAACTGTTACTACTTGGCTGAATAATAATTCAATTACTCAAGAAAACATTGTGGTAtacatcaataatgaaaataaaaacattttgttgtctgTATACAGAAAAGCCAATCATTTATGAAAGGATATTTCCATGTTCAATGTGTAACTGCATGTGCAGGCCACTTCCTACATCTAGCACCAGGTGTCGCTCTAACACAACACTGCTGGACTACGGCGCTGTTCGATACATGTGGGAGGGAGTATGGGAGATGGTGAtataaaaagatgaaagaattTGCTGCCTTGGGACACACGCTTgcatacatacagacatgcaggcaaaaacataaacacagacagccacacaaacacacacacaaacacacacacaaacacacacacagacaaggatGAGGGCAGCAAGAGGAGCAGTCTGTGATCTAATAGATTAGAGATGATTGAAGATTACAGTTTAATATAACAAATCAGCgggagctgcagctcagctcgCTCAGATTAAAAggagcacacacatacacacacacacacagacagtttccATAGTGATCATGGACTGGTTCAGGAACATAGCACAGAAAAACGACCTTCTGTCATTACTCTTAAATCATGCTTGTGAACGTGGTGACTGACGGAGAGCAGTGTGGTATCTACTGCCACCACACATTAAGGACAGGGCTACAAAGGGTCAATTTCCCTTtgttgtcaaaataaaagctataAGCAGCACTCtgatttctacattttttattttgatgggaATCGTTTCCTTTTGTTGTCACGCTGCATCAGCAGTTGTTGTCACCATTtatccactctcctctctctacaGCATATCTAAATATTCACTTACACAGTAATATATGCACTGAAaggcacatgaacacacaggagtGGTGAAATGAGGCACCAGCAGATCAGTTTGCTGAGGGGGGTTTGGAACAATCCAGATTTAATTGGCTACACTGGGAGACTGGATGTCAGCGAATGGGGGCTCCAGTGTGGACAAAGAGCCAGTCAGACTGTCTATTAGGCTGATTGTTTCTAACCAAAGATTACAGAGCCCAATTACATTAAGCAGGGATTATTATCACTGGATAGCACAGGGAAGCAGATTAGTGAAaagggaggaagggatggaGAGTTGGGGGGAAAAAGATGCAATGTAAATGGCGGAGAGGAATtaacagaaaaggaaatgagagtgCTACACAGAAAACGAAGAAACGggatgacaaacaaaaaccttgACAAAGACTGTAGCAGTAGAAGacaaagagggaagagagaggagaagagagctGCCGAGGGGAGCTCAGTTAACCGCAGACGGAGACAGTAGGTCGGCAAGCTGGTGCcagcacgcacacgcacacacacgcacacacacacgcacacgacTGAGCTTTCTGTAAGGATTCAGCCTTGGGCCTGTGCTAGTTCAGATCCCTGTAATTACACCCCGGTCTGAATACAAAACAGATCTACCTATATTATTACAAGGACGCAGAAGTATGAAATAGGCTTTTAATATTCAATCTCCCTGCAAAACAAGCACATTCAAAACACGAATAATCcaaacacactgtgcagctgAACTCATACAGCCTCTGTACGGACGctcagtggaagaaaaaaaacaaaaaacctacAGCTTGTTCTACTTGTTTCTGTGTACATTCATTATCTTTAAAACTTAACCCTGCCTCAAAGATGTGTGCTACTATGAAACAAGAGCCTAAAGCCAtggtagcagctctgtgaggctactTAAGCACATTAGCACAATGATGCTTTGAGCTCAACGTCTGCATGGCAACATGctcaaagaaaatgtgtttctatcCACCTGTTCTCATGTGCCTTTTCAGTTTGACcgttaaaaaacaaaatcaaagtcaaaatgtagaaaattctagaaaaaaaaacctacttTTAAAATTTGGTGTATTGATAAAAAGAAAGTGCAATGGAAATAGACAGCAAATAAAACTTCACcgaaaacaataaaaatggtAGCAGATGAAACTTAaacattaatacatgaaacaaacagaaatgccatATTTCCATCTTGTTTTGCGACTGTTTATGACATCATCCTGTTGGGCCgtctttttctgtcatatttaATGGCACCTGACCAGAGACCTAGCACCGCTGTTTATATAAATTTGGTTAAAACGTACACAACATTTGGATGAAAACCTCCCTGTTAGCTTGTCGATATGAGAAACATTCATGGTAATCCAGCAATCCAGCTCACATATTTGACTCTGCACTTTGGATGTCAATGGCTATCTGTTAATTGGTTCACCACTGGGAACACTTTGGATCAGTTTCTATGTTGAGCTACAAGTGaatttgcattcacacacaaagaacgTGGTGCACCATGGTCTGAGGCCACTTCATCAGAAGTGAAATTAACCAAACAGGCATCCATACTCTGAACCGAAAATGTCAACCACATGGTGGCGTGAGAGGAAAAGTTTGAAAATTTTGACTTGCTGGTGGTGTgacatgaaaagtcaggggatcatcaaaatccctaggattcatcatctggggaccatgaagAATTGtacaaatttcatggcaatccatccagacTAACACTGTCATCCCTAGAGCTATGCTGTAAGAAATAAATTGCAAAATACCACATAATCCTTTCCCCACAGTATTGGGGCAAGATGTAGGTCTTGCACTCTTCTAATGACATTATATATGTCCTTGTGTGTTAGATTAGATAAAGTTGGTTTCACAATGGCAAACCAACCATATctacaaagaaaagaaacacgCGTGTAAATAATATGACGTAGTGAGCATATGAAAGGCACAGTCACTGCCCGATCTGAGGAGCCACACAAGTGGCTGGggtatggttagggttaggattacCTACACACATGGGCTTCTCATATTATGCGCACTGGGACTGAGAATGGGTTGCGCTAGGCACCACAACAACAGGTCATTTGTGCTGGATTTAATATGTATGCTTTATTTAATAACATTACTGATTTACACAGCCTTTTGCAGCACCTCCCTGCTACAAACACACTTATACATTCACAGCTGGGAGCTGAGTACTACAGCCAGAGGATACAACAGTTGGCCACAGAGCAGCTTCCTGAGCAAAGGGAGCAGATGTTTGCTCATGGGCACATCAGTGCTTATTTAATAGATGGGGGAAGGAATCAATTCAATTTCTGTCAATTACTGAATGGAACTCAACCTCCATCATAAGAGGCTTGTGTATTGGATGACCTACTTTCAGCTCGAGTTCAAAGATCAAGAGTATTGAAAAATATCTAATAATTAAATGTACATAGCAGCGTAACTGCATTCTGCCACCCTGAAATGAAactgtgtgtacactgtgcCAGCTCTAAAGAAAACAGAGTGCTTCATCCAGATGTGCAAAGCTGATGTGGCTGCAGTGAAAGCTTTGTGCAAAATCAAGTCATTCGCTAATCTGAATTCAGGTACAAAGCCCAAAAAAGGGGATTAGTCACAGGGATTTCATTGACCATATGGTCTAAATGAATCATCCAAGAGGATGTGTATGCACACATCAAAACCATCTGACTAAAGTGAATGTTCTGGattcaaaaacagcacagtttcatcacatcatcataGCACGTGTGTGAGGAAGAGTTTGCATAAATTGAGGTTGacgcatacacacagaaactggGAGAGAAATCGCTGTTTTCAGACATCTGAAGCTCAAGCTAAGAGACATGCTGGCTTTTAATAACTTCCTATCAGGAAGTTCGAGCACTCttgaaagagcagcagagccgatgtgagcagagcagagtgctAACGGTACcggaaagacagaaagaaaaaaagatacaGTTGAGAAAGTGGAGTTTAATGAACGAAAGATAACATCAATAGATAACAATTTTAATTTGAGTATGTGTTTTTCACCCATATTGCTGCGGGGAGCTTCTGCAGTGGCAATAGTTCTGCCTTACCAGAGGTACTCAGTGAGTATGTTGCTCAAATCAAGCAAGATAAGACTGTCAACATCTCCACCtcaacacaccacacacacatgtaaatatgtttgtctctgtgtgtgtgcagctttgcaCCAAAGCACAGCAGAACAGATGTAGCAAACCAAATCCATCCGCTATTGCTGATACATGCAAGAACACTGGGAAACCAAGAGAATCGTGAAAGCATTATCTTCTATGGTATCCTTCAGTTTAATGCCTACAGGGATCctgacatgcaaaacaaatcaatttaGTTATGGTTTCTTGGAAGCCTCAATACCAGAGAAAACTGATTTTAGAACAACTTCCTATTTAACACACTGAGCTCATTTTCTGACAGCTGCTATCAGGCAGCAGTTTTTGTAGGAGGATAGCAGAAGCTGTTGCAGTAATTGGTCTCTCCCACTTTCCAGCTGGTCCTCTTGTTAGGCATTAGGCAGAGTAGCTCGGACTCTGCTTGGGAGGCAATCTTAAATCCCAGTGGCATTTTCTACCCTTTACTCTAACCTGGATTAACTGAAACTGTGAGCATGAAGACTTTATCTTCAGACTCTAGAAACCAATGAAAGGTGTAAGAATTCTGTTCATGAGCCATTCATTGCATTCATTGTTTGTAAGTGTTAGTAATT
It encodes:
- the pxylp1 gene encoding 2-phosphoxylose phosphatase 1; this encodes MLARDRFLLLVMVGGAVLAIISLSLQFLNLIPTTPMLEEQPFQAVDGGPGVALGKSRKRVFPVPHTQEPDPISEAYSYCNSPSHTEQAWEGHSPADYKLLSVQVMIRHGDRYPLYSIPKTKRPAIDCTMSISRKPSHPLMNSFISHMGLGGRGHWESPLGSVPRLPNHSACEMGELTQTGVVQHLRNGQLLHQAYKHHNLLPSDWTPRQVWVETTGKSRTLQSGLALLYGFLPDFDWTKLTVRHQWSTLFCGSACDCPARNRYLEEEQRRQYRLRVSDTELERTYAEMARTLGVLTRQLRAANPIDSLLCHLCHGLSFPCVSTGDSGTKGCLTMAQFAVIRRQQLDDEVDRRRVGLYHKYSVLAMYPYLNRTATKMERVARDGEAGRQPRAGGEEVFTLSSAHDVTMAPLLSALGLEEALFPRFAARIVFELWKSPPATQGQLKKRASKGEKSKAKDRELFIRVLYNGEDVTFHTTFCRSHDRHASQPLCPLKNFLSFVRRDMFSVVNATSYQEACYRRPG